A part of Streptomyces sp. NBC_01497 genomic DNA contains:
- a CDS encoding helix-turn-helix domain-containing protein, translating into MGGSRAHELYRRFGREGRILPGSAGQRAAAWWGGAGPPVADGVMAGLTALSRALFDTRDEGEILRLAMDHIVVAGPYSAEVGYLQVDGDLVPSSRSGKSHAVALDRSVRELDGRDGPVAVPGRPWAWALGLRGFEELHGYLVVTARARPTEAECSVLAMLVRDTACALSLAFAQRRRREDALELNRLREERGDLQWQLISVVADLGYERALHALTAEVAASGGGEEAITRALYRLTGLPALVEDRFGRLRSWTGPSCPDPYPEPDPVRQDEMLHAVAREAGPVRVKDRLTTLVRPHGEILGVLALVDVRHEADEHTTLALEHAATSLALELAHLRHLAEVELRLHGELVDDLLEGTDEASAYARSGAVGHDLHRSHYIVVVQWSNRTTDDSFAQTVGRTASALGMRSLLTRRSDHVVLVTDERPHADALHEAIARETGTPAGTIGVSSRCDALDGIPHHYQEARRALEVRRQSRDSFGTTFFDELGLYRILGPGNGYGELETFVHEWLGQLIDYDSRHHTAMVETLSRYFDCGGNYNETAESLVIHRSTLRYRLQRIRDIGGKDLANVEDRLNLQVATRVWKIVLGGPG; encoded by the coding sequence ATGGGTGGCAGCCGGGCGCACGAACTGTACCGCCGCTTCGGCCGGGAGGGCCGGATTCTGCCGGGCAGTGCCGGGCAGCGCGCAGCGGCTTGGTGGGGAGGCGCCGGCCCGCCTGTGGCCGACGGCGTCATGGCCGGACTGACGGCGCTCTCCCGTGCCCTGTTCGACACCCGGGACGAGGGCGAGATCCTGCGTCTGGCCATGGACCACATCGTCGTCGCGGGGCCTTACAGCGCCGAGGTCGGCTATCTCCAGGTGGACGGCGACCTGGTCCCCAGCTCTAGGAGCGGGAAGAGCCACGCCGTGGCCCTGGACCGGAGCGTGCGGGAGCTGGACGGGCGGGACGGTCCCGTGGCCGTGCCCGGCCGGCCCTGGGCCTGGGCCCTCGGATTGCGCGGATTCGAGGAACTCCACGGTTATCTGGTGGTCACAGCCCGCGCCCGACCCACCGAGGCGGAGTGCTCCGTGCTCGCCATGCTCGTTCGGGACACCGCCTGCGCTCTGTCACTGGCCTTCGCGCAGCGTCGTCGACGCGAGGACGCGCTGGAGCTGAACCGGCTCCGGGAGGAACGGGGAGACCTCCAGTGGCAGCTGATCTCCGTGGTGGCGGACCTGGGATACGAGCGGGCCCTTCACGCGCTCACGGCCGAGGTCGCCGCCTCGGGCGGTGGCGAGGAGGCCATCACGCGCGCCCTGTACAGGCTCACCGGGCTTCCCGCGCTGGTCGAGGACCGTTTCGGTCGGCTGAGGTCCTGGACCGGTCCCAGCTGTCCCGACCCCTACCCGGAACCGGACCCCGTGCGCCAGGACGAGATGCTGCACGCCGTCGCCCGGGAGGCCGGGCCCGTGCGGGTGAAGGACCGGTTGACCACCCTCGTCCGCCCGCACGGGGAGATCCTGGGTGTGCTGGCCCTGGTGGATGTCCGGCACGAGGCCGACGAGCACACCACGCTTGCGCTGGAGCACGCCGCCACGTCGCTCGCCCTGGAGCTGGCCCACCTGCGGCACCTGGCCGAGGTGGAGCTGAGGTTGCACGGCGAACTGGTCGACGACCTCCTGGAAGGGACGGACGAGGCAAGCGCCTACGCCCGGTCCGGGGCGGTCGGACACGATCTGCACCGCAGCCACTACATCGTCGTGGTGCAGTGGTCGAACCGGACTACGGACGATTCCTTCGCGCAGACCGTGGGCCGGACGGCCTCCGCCTTGGGCATGCGCTCTCTGCTGACCCGACGTTCCGATCACGTGGTCCTCGTCACCGACGAAAGGCCGCACGCCGACGCGCTGCACGAGGCGATCGCCCGGGAAACCGGAACACCCGCCGGGACGATCGGAGTGAGCAGCCGTTGCGACGCACTGGACGGCATCCCCCACCACTACCAGGAGGCACGGCGCGCCCTGGAAGTGCGCCGCCAGTCCCGTGACAGCTTCGGCACGACGTTCTTCGACGAACTCGGCCTCTACCGCATCCTGGGACCTGGCAACGGCTACGGGGAACTGGAGACATTCGTTCACGAGTGGCTCGGGCAGCTCATCGACTACGACTCCCGGCACCACACTGCCATGGTGGAGACCCTCTCCCGCTACTTCGACTGCGGCGGCAACTACAACGAGACGGCCGAATCCCTCGTGATCCATCGCAGCACGTTGCGCTATCGGCTCCAACGCATCCGTGACATCGGCGGCAAGGACCTCGCGAACGTCGAGGATCGACTCAACCTCCAGGTGGCTACCCGGGTGTGGAAGATCGTACTGGGCGGACCCGGCTGA
- the dnaK gene encoding molecular chaperone DnaK, with protein MARAVGIDLGTTNSVIAVWEGGEPTVVPNTEGNRTTPSVVAFTDTGERLVGQLARRQAILNPKDTIYSAKRFIGRHFDEISDEAKAVAYDVVEGDGGTARFKARDKLYAPEEISAQVLRKLADDASKQLGERVTEAVITVPAYFNDAQRTATKDAGRIAGLEVLRIINEPTAAALAYGMDKKEHETVLVFDLGGGTFDVSILDVGDGVVEVRSTAGDSHLGGDDFDRRLVDYLADDFQKENGIDLRNDPQALQRLFEAAEKAKTELSSVTQTQVSLPFITADASGPKHLTDSIMRSTFEQITSDLVERCLGPVEQAMADAKVGDSDIDEVILVGGSTRIPAVQALVRRLTGGKEPNMSVNPDEVVALGAAIQAGVLKGEVKDVLLLDVTPLSLGVETRGGVMTKIIERNTTIPVRRTETFSTAEDNQPAVDVVVLQGERERAADNRVLGRFQLTDIRPAPRGEPQIEVTFDIDANGILNVTARDGSTGKEQGITISESSNLDRGEVERMVQEAERNQGQDQALREAVDARNELDAVAYQVEKRLDELGDAAPAHEKARAEMLVADARAAVKEEAGVERARPLTSELQQLLAGLAAHQGDSATGAPGQDTTAGGATGGGPTGGGGDDDVIDAEFDKD; from the coding sequence ATGGCCAGGGCAGTGGGCATCGACCTGGGCACCACCAACTCGGTGATCGCCGTGTGGGAGGGTGGCGAACCGACCGTCGTGCCCAACACCGAAGGCAATCGGACGACACCGTCCGTGGTGGCCTTCACCGACACCGGTGAACGACTGGTGGGCCAGTTGGCCCGGCGCCAGGCGATCCTCAATCCCAAAGACACCATCTACTCGGCGAAGCGATTCATCGGCCGGCATTTCGACGAGATCTCCGACGAAGCCAAGGCCGTGGCCTACGACGTCGTCGAGGGCGACGGCGGAACGGCACGCTTCAAGGCACGCGACAAGCTGTACGCGCCCGAGGAGATCAGCGCACAGGTGCTGCGCAAACTCGCCGACGACGCCTCCAAGCAGCTGGGTGAACGGGTCACGGAGGCCGTCATCACGGTTCCCGCCTACTTCAACGACGCTCAACGCACCGCCACCAAGGACGCCGGACGGATCGCGGGGCTGGAGGTGCTGCGGATCATCAACGAGCCGACGGCGGCGGCCCTTGCGTACGGCATGGACAAGAAGGAGCACGAGACCGTCCTCGTCTTCGACCTCGGCGGCGGCACCTTCGACGTGAGCATCCTCGACGTCGGCGACGGCGTAGTGGAGGTACGTTCCACCGCCGGCGACAGCCACCTGGGCGGCGACGACTTCGACAGGCGTCTGGTCGATTACCTCGCGGACGACTTCCAGAAGGAGAACGGCATAGACCTGCGCAACGACCCGCAGGCGCTACAACGGCTGTTCGAGGCGGCGGAGAAGGCCAAGACCGAGCTCAGTTCGGTGACACAGACGCAGGTCAGCCTGCCGTTCATCACCGCCGACGCCTCGGGGCCCAAGCACCTGACCGACTCGATCATGCGGTCCACGTTCGAGCAGATCACCAGCGACCTGGTGGAGCGCTGCCTGGGACCCGTCGAGCAGGCAATGGCCGACGCCAAGGTCGGCGACAGCGACATCGACGAGGTCATCCTCGTAGGCGGCTCCACCCGTATCCCGGCGGTCCAGGCCCTGGTCCGGCGGCTGACCGGCGGCAAGGAACCCAACATGAGTGTCAACCCGGACGAGGTCGTGGCCCTGGGTGCCGCGATCCAGGCCGGGGTACTCAAGGGCGAGGTCAAGGACGTCCTGCTGCTCGATGTCACTCCCTTGTCGCTGGGCGTGGAGACGCGCGGCGGAGTGATGACGAAGATCATCGAGCGGAACACGACCATCCCGGTGCGCCGCACCGAGACCTTCTCCACCGCCGAGGACAACCAGCCGGCCGTCGATGTGGTGGTGCTCCAGGGCGAGCGCGAGCGGGCCGCGGACAACCGGGTGCTTGGCCGGTTCCAGCTCACCGACATCCGGCCGGCGCCCCGGGGTGAACCACAGATCGAGGTCACCTTCGACATTGACGCCAACGGCATCCTCAACGTCACCGCCCGCGACGGGAGCACCGGCAAGGAACAGGGCATCACCATCAGCGAGAGCTCGAACCTCGACCGCGGCGAGGTCGAACGCATGGTCCAGGAGGCCGAGCGCAATCAGGGCCAGGACCAGGCACTCCGCGAGGCCGTCGACGCCCGAAACGAGCTCGACGCCGTCGCGTACCAGGTCGAGAAGCGCCTTGACGAGCTCGGCGACGCAGCACCCGCACACGAGAAGGCACGCGCCGAAATGCTGGTGGCGGATGCGCGGGCGGCGGTCAAGGAGGAGGCAGGTGTGGAGCGGGCACGGCCCCTGACCTCCGAACTCCAGCAGTTGCTGGCAGGGCTGGCGGCGCATCAGGGCGACTCCGCCACGGGCGCTCCCGGCCAGGACACCACCGCGGGCGGCGCGACCGGCGGCGGCCCGACCGGCGGCGGCGGTGACGACGACGTCATCGACGCCGAGTTCGACAAGGACTGA